Sequence from the Desulfofalx alkaliphila DSM 12257 genome:
CTGGAACTCTTGCGCATGGGCCAGGTGGAATTGGAACAAAAGGATAGAAATGCTGAGATAATGATTTTACCGGCAAAGGGAGAATTCACCGAATATGACGGTGTTATTTCGTGATTACTCAAAAAGTGTTATAGAGGCCTTGCTGTTTGTAACCCCTGAACCCCTGTCCCTGGCAAAAATTTGCCAATTGGCAGAGTTGGAAGAGGCGGTGGCCATAGAGTTGATTAAAGAACTGCAAGGTGAATACCGGCGAGCCAACCGTGGTTTACAGGTGGTGGAACTGGCAGGGGGCTGGCAGTTGGCCACCAAGCCGGAGTTTGCCCCGTATATAGAAAGATTATATAAGCGGCGATCTAACACCACCCTTACCCGGGCAGCCTTGGAAACACTGGCCATTATAGCCTATCGACAGCCGGTAACCAGGGTAGAGCTGGAATTAATTCGCGGCGTAAACTCAGACAGCAGCCTAAACACCTTGCTAGAACGTGGATTA
This genomic interval carries:
- the scpB gene encoding SMC-Scp complex subunit ScpB, coding for MTVLFRDYSKSVIEALLFVTPEPLSLAKICQLAELEEAVAIELIKELQGEYRRANRGLQVVELAGGWQLATKPEFAPYIERLYKRRSNTTLTRAALETLAIIAYRQPVTRVELELIRGVNSDSSLNTLLERGLIEEKGRREAPGRPVLYGTTDTFLKHFGFKDLSELPDLENFLEEIKEKEFD